From a single Nicotiana tomentosiformis chromosome 2, ASM39032v3, whole genome shotgun sequence genomic region:
- the LOC138905986 gene encoding uncharacterized protein — translation MAEYEACILGIRIAVDMNVKEPLVIGDSNLLIHQVQTEWSTKNVKILPYMHCVKEQCKKFMKIEFKHVSKIQNEFADSLATLSSMIQHPDKNHIDPIEVEIRDQHAYFFHVDGEPDGKPWYHNITEFLATREYRDNATNGQK, via the coding sequence atggctgaatacgaAGCGTGCATCCTTGGGATCAGAATAGCAGTCGACATGAACGTCAAAGAACCTTTGGTCATAGGGGATTCAAATCTattgatacaccaagtccaaACAGAATGGTCCACCAAAAATGTCAAGATACTTCCATACATGCACTGCGTGAAGGAGCAATGCAAGAAGTTCATgaagattgagttcaagcacgtCTCCAAGATTCAGAACGAGTTCGCCGATTCCCTTGCAACCCTATCATCTATGATtcagcatccagacaagaacCACATCGACCCTATTGAGGTAGAGATCAGGGATCAACATGCCTATTTCTTCCATGTAGATGGAGAACCAGATGGCAAACCATGGTATCACAACATTACTGAATTCCTTGCAACCAGAGAATACCGGGATaatgctactaatggtcaaaagTGA